The following proteins come from a genomic window of Methanosarcina sp. MTP4:
- the uppS gene encoding polyprenyl diphosphate synthase — translation MRSISSGFKVGLRFLKNRTFSVFYREYERRLAKEIHHSEIPAHIAVIMDGNRRFAGKLGKAKSYGHFIGAETTEQVIEWCHEIGVRQLTLYAFSTENFHRPGEEVDGLFNLIDRKFLKLYKDPRTHEKEMRVRVIGDRSKLPDFLNETIDRIEKATEHYDRFYLNVAIAYGGRQDIIQAVREIACRVSRGELSLEDVSENLISNHLYPSPGLAVPNVDLIIRTGGDERVSNFLPWQANGSECAAYFCAPYWPEFRKIDLLRSIRIYQVRRAEKKRENSVRALKIVKMFDAGKYEEKLEEFGNLRPIKRQGFS, via the coding sequence ATGAGATCAATAAGTTCCGGCTTCAAGGTGGGGCTCAGATTTTTGAAAAACCGGACCTTCAGTGTATTTTACCGGGAATACGAGCGGAGGCTCGCAAAAGAAATTCATCACTCGGAGATCCCCGCACATATCGCGGTGATCATGGATGGGAACCGCAGGTTTGCGGGAAAGCTCGGGAAGGCAAAAAGTTACGGGCACTTCATAGGGGCAGAGACCACTGAGCAGGTGATTGAGTGGTGCCATGAAATAGGGGTGCGGCAGCTTACACTTTATGCATTTTCCACAGAGAATTTCCACCGTCCCGGGGAGGAGGTGGACGGGCTCTTTAACCTCATAGACCGGAAGTTCTTGAAGCTTTATAAAGACCCCCGGACCCATGAAAAGGAAATGCGGGTCAGGGTTATAGGAGACAGGAGCAAACTGCCTGATTTCCTGAACGAGACAATTGACAGGATCGAAAAGGCGACCGAACACTACGACAGGTTTTACCTTAACGTAGCCATTGCCTACGGCGGGAGACAGGACATTATCCAGGCCGTGAGGGAAATCGCATGCCGGGTTTCAAGGGGAGAGCTCTCCCTTGAGGACGTGAGCGAAAACCTGATTTCAAACCACCTTTATCCGTCTCCCGGGCTGGCAGTCCCAAACGTAGACCTTATCATCAGGACGGGGGGGGACGAGCGGGTTTCCAATTTCCTGCCCTGGCAGGCTAACGGAAGCGAATGTGCGGCATATTTCTGCGCTCCGTACTGGCCCGAGTTCCGGAAAATCGACCTCCTTCGTTCTATTCGGATCTACCAGGTGAGGAGAGCCGAAAAGAAGCGGGAAAACTCGGTACGGGCTTTAAAAATAGTAAAGATGTTCGACGCCGGAAAATACGAAGAAAAATTAGAAGAGTTCGGAAACCTCAGGCCGATTAAAAGGCAGGGATTTTCCTGA
- a CDS encoding DUF2551 domain-containing protein: MIKYLGRDESGIRKVVLNLFLTGDKFTTGEVYEFLDSGEFEVSYRGVSAMVGLMNTRLGILSINVTGDHNVYSLKNTYKTIVGSVLENY; encoded by the coding sequence TTGATTAAGTATCTCGGCAGGGACGAGAGCGGGATACGCAAGGTTGTGCTCAATCTCTTCCTGACCGGAGACAAGTTCACCACCGGTGAAGTTTATGAGTTCCTTGACAGCGGGGAATTCGAGGTAAGCTACCGGGGGGTGTCGGCCATGGTCGGGCTAATGAACACGAGATTAGGAATCCTGAGCATTAACGTTACAGGAGACCACAACGTTTACTCCCTGAAAAACACTTACAAAACTATCGTCGGCTCCGTGCTTGAAAACTACTGA
- a CDS encoding metal-dependent hydrolase: MLIFGHIVFTIGIFFMLERILPALRGRLDYRYIAFGALLPDILDKMVGRVIFAEILANGRIVGHTLVFCLFIALLGYYRYGKSRDTGLFLISGACFFHLLEDRMWDKPHTLFWPAFGWEFPKVCCYGGGLDYFLNMATIGYVPSLCPCFITEFIGLIIAVIISAIYLRRRLIH, encoded by the coding sequence ATGTTAATTTTCGGGCACATCGTTTTTACGATTGGAATTTTCTTCATGCTTGAGCGTATTCTTCCGGCACTCAGAGGCAGGCTTGATTACCGTTACATAGCTTTCGGAGCCCTGCTGCCAGACATTCTCGACAAAATGGTCGGCAGGGTAATTTTTGCCGAGATTCTCGCAAATGGGCGAATTGTCGGGCATACGCTTGTGTTTTGTCTTTTTATCGCATTACTGGGTTACTATCGCTATGGGAAGAGCAGGGACACAGGTTTGTTCCTGATATCTGGAGCATGTTTTTTCCACCTGCTTGAAGACCGTATGTGGGATAAGCCTCATACCTTATTCTGGCCGGCTTTTGGCTGGGAATTTCCTAAGGTATGCTGTTACGGAGGGGGTCTGGATTACTTTCTGAATATGGCCACGATCGGTTATGTTCCGTCTCTTTGTCCCTGTTTCATTACCGAGTTTATAGGTTTAATCATAGCGGTAATAATATCTGCAATTTACCTGAGGCGCAGGTTAATTCATTGA
- a CDS encoding 4'-phosphopantetheinyl transferase superfamily protein: MSTECLDDMEMEGLERLKTGYFRKRYIISRMVLKYILCRILKGHSVSDMATYKDKCGKVHVSNHEELHVCISYTENIVVLAVSKFELGVDIEVKKKRSLANISKYLNKKTFQTDKSVNCLDLLTTWTLKEAYCKFSNKSIFSTFYRELDLNNVSYSSYIIDNEYILSLITSEGWHTINISLLEKIAFP; the protein is encoded by the coding sequence TTGAGTACGGAATGCCTTGACGATATGGAAATGGAAGGCCTGGAGAGATTAAAAACCGGGTATTTCAGGAAAAGGTACATTATTTCCAGAATGGTCCTGAAATATATTCTGTGCAGAATTCTTAAAGGACATTCCGTCTCCGACATGGCTACTTATAAGGATAAATGCGGAAAGGTCCATGTAAGCAACCATGAAGAATTACATGTCTGTATCTCATATACTGAAAATATTGTCGTTCTTGCAGTCTCAAAGTTTGAGCTTGGGGTTGATATTGAGGTTAAAAAAAAGCGGTCTCTTGCGAACATTTCTAAATACCTGAATAAAAAAACTTTTCAAACCGATAAATCCGTAAATTGTCTCGATCTCTTAACGACCTGGACCCTGAAAGAAGCGTATTGCAAGTTTTCGAATAAAAGTATTTTTTCTACTTTTTATAGGGAATTGGATCTTAATAATGTCAGTTATTCAAGCTATATTATAGACAACGAATACATACTTTCCCTCATTACTTCTGAAGGCTGGCATACTATCAATATAAGCCTCCTCGAGAAAATAGCCTTTCCATGA
- a CDS encoding acyl carrier protein encodes MEHIKNDILDYLKDNSFMDTSIGLNDNDSLTQNGIMDSIGLLELMDYICEKYAIEVPEDMLTPENFDSLQGITNLIVKLVK; translated from the coding sequence ATGGAACATATAAAGAATGATATACTTGATTATCTGAAAGACAATTCTTTTATGGACACGAGCATTGGCTTGAATGATAACGATTCTCTCACCCAGAACGGCATCATGGATTCGATTGGACTGCTTGAATTGATGGACTATATCTGTGAAAAATATGCCATAGAAGTTCCCGAAGATATGCTGACGCCGGAAAATTTTGACTCACTGCAGGGGATCACTAACCTGATTGTCAAACTGGTGAAGTGA
- a CDS encoding class I adenylate-forming enzyme family protein, with translation MRIDAYIAEYARRTPQQIALEEGKKSISYNCLDEDIDTIASSMGDFGHCRFAILAESGIQYIKILMAVYRSANIAIPLPIEFPKFSLEQILDNAHVNNIIATEAQYSRYGEDFFGRFGTVVVVSNDTSVKTLRKNIVNEANNPELRLVLYTSGTTGTPKGVMLSDRNLVANAESIIEVLSISSGDKGALVISPHHAFGNSIIDSHLMAGGAVRIGSMNFMESTFSLVESGVSVFYGVPSTYRILLRYPERFKKAFENVRTAASAGGGMDALTVKEINELSPCTVILPMYGQTEATARLAYLPPEDVDEFVDTIGKPIPGVMLDVFDDENRSVGPNIRGELVARGENILLGYLDDEIATENKLINGWMHTGDLAQKLPNGYFRLLGRKDDLIKIGDHRVNPREIEKHIENNTEVSRVFVVPVSHELMGTAISLMIIPKEGTEVDALFSFCRKNLPGYLCPREILFIDHLPLSENGKISNRSIIGEYQNVKNSV, from the coding sequence ATGAGGATCGATGCTTATATCGCGGAATATGCCAGAAGAACTCCTCAGCAAATAGCTCTGGAAGAAGGCAAAAAATCCATCTCCTACAACTGTCTCGATGAAGATATAGATACTATTGCTTCGTCTATGGGGGACTTCGGGCATTGCAGGTTTGCAATCCTGGCAGAGTCAGGCATACAATACATAAAGATTCTCATGGCAGTATACCGGTCAGCCAACATTGCAATACCTCTTCCGATCGAATTCCCGAAATTCAGTCTGGAGCAAATTCTTGATAATGCCCACGTCAATAATATAATTGCAACAGAGGCACAGTACTCTAGATATGGTGAGGACTTTTTTGGGCGTTTTGGAACGGTTGTTGTTGTTTCAAATGACACTTCAGTAAAGACCCTGCGTAAAAATATAGTAAATGAGGCCAACAATCCGGAACTGAGGCTGGTGCTGTACACGTCTGGCACGACAGGCACTCCAAAAGGGGTCATGTTAAGTGATCGAAATCTGGTAGCAAATGCAGAATCGATAATCGAGGTTCTCAGCATAAGTTCCGGTGATAAGGGCGCACTGGTAATATCTCCACACCACGCTTTTGGTAATTCCATAATCGATTCCCACCTGATGGCCGGGGGGGCTGTCAGAATCGGAAGCATGAATTTTATGGAATCTACATTCAGCTTGGTTGAATCAGGGGTATCCGTATTCTACGGAGTGCCAAGTACTTATCGGATCCTCCTCCGCTATCCAGAGAGGTTCAAAAAGGCATTTGAAAATGTCAGGACTGCCGCATCCGCAGGTGGAGGAATGGACGCATTAACCGTGAAAGAGATAAACGAGTTGAGTCCCTGTACGGTGATTCTGCCGATGTATGGCCAGACTGAAGCTACAGCACGCCTGGCATACCTGCCACCAGAGGACGTGGACGAGTTCGTTGATACGATAGGCAAGCCGATTCCCGGCGTTATGCTTGACGTATTCGATGATGAAAACAGGTCGGTAGGGCCGAACATAAGGGGGGAACTGGTTGCCAGGGGTGAGAATATTCTATTAGGTTACCTGGACGACGAGATCGCCACTGAGAATAAGCTCATAAATGGGTGGATGCACACGGGAGACCTTGCACAGAAATTACCCAATGGTTATTTCAGGCTGCTTGGCCGCAAGGACGACCTCATTAAAATAGGCGATCACCGCGTGAATCCGAGGGAAATTGAAAAACACATAGAGAATAACACTGAGGTTTCCAGGGTTTTTGTCGTACCGGTTTCCCACGAGCTTATGGGGACTGCGATCAGCCTCATGATCATCCCGAAGGAAGGGACAGAAGTTGATGCTCTTTTTTCATTCTGCCGGAAGAATTTGCCCGGGTACCTGTGTCCCAGGGAGATACTTTTCATCGACCATCTCCCATTAAGCGAGAATGGGAAGATATCCAATCGGTCAATTATAGGGGAGTACCAAAATGTCAAGAATAGTGTGTAA
- the nadE gene encoding NAD(+) synthase, translating to MQMIDSQLMDIQIMDKLNGNIEKLAMELRGFIKDQVAGFKKKGVVIGVSGGVDSAVALTLSVRELGKENVYCLLLPERESAPSSKTLGAEICESLGVAYEEVPISHILESLDIYGRKDIIIKKTCPEYDPQVHKTSLVLPDFLNQGLLNVPYIQLIKDGETVGKYRLKASDYLELIGLQNVKQRSRMIVQYMYAEKMNYLVCGTTNKTEMVLGQFVKYGDGGVDIEPLADCYKTQVYSLAKYLNVNEEIIRRPPSADTWSHYTSDEDFYWRMPIHVMDQLLYGQEHQMPVEVIEKNTGLSEETILKAQRHIARIKGTTEYVRAAAPIYSLDS from the coding sequence ATGCAAATGATAGATTCGCAATTAATGGACATACAAATAATGGACAAACTTAACGGGAACATTGAAAAGCTTGCAATGGAGCTCAGGGGCTTTATCAAAGACCAGGTTGCCGGTTTTAAGAAAAAGGGGGTGGTAATAGGAGTTTCGGGAGGAGTCGATTCCGCTGTAGCTCTTACGCTTTCCGTCCGGGAACTTGGAAAGGAGAACGTTTACTGTCTGCTTCTTCCTGAAAGGGAATCGGCTCCTTCGAGTAAAACCCTCGGGGCAGAAATCTGTGAAAGCCTAGGTGTGGCTTATGAAGAGGTACCTATCTCCCATATACTGGAATCCCTTGATATCTATGGGAGGAAGGACATAATCATAAAGAAGACCTGCCCGGAATATGACCCTCAGGTCCACAAAACATCCCTGGTACTGCCTGATTTCCTGAACCAGGGATTGTTGAACGTCCCGTATATACAGTTGATAAAAGACGGGGAGACAGTTGGAAAATACAGGTTGAAGGCAAGTGATTATCTGGAACTTATCGGACTTCAGAACGTCAAACAGAGGTCCAGAATGATAGTCCAGTATATGTACGCTGAGAAGATGAACTATCTCGTTTGCGGCACGACCAACAAGACCGAGATGGTCCTCGGCCAGTTCGTGAAATACGGGGACGGAGGTGTGGATATTGAACCTCTGGCGGATTGCTATAAGACCCAGGTCTACTCTCTGGCAAAATATCTTAATGTCAACGAAGAGATTATACGGAGGCCGCCAAGTGCTGACACCTGGAGCCACTACACCTCTGATGAGGACTTCTACTGGCGCATGCCCATTCATGTAATGGATCAATTACTGTATGGTCAGGAACATCAAATGCCCGTAGAAGTAATTGAGAAGAACACCGGACTGTCCGAAGAGACCATACTCAAAGCTCAAAGGCACATTGCTAGAATAAAAGGTACTACCGAATATGTGCGGGCCGCCGCACCTATCTACTCTCTGGATAGTTAA
- a CDS encoding 3-oxoacyl-ACP reductase family protein, which translates to MLTGKVVLVTGASRGIGRATALLAAENHAHVIINYNRSEENAVELVDLIRGKGLQASLLKADVSSEAEVRDMFRAIREKHSSLDVLVNNAGIMQNNLLMLSNTELFDRTIATNLKGTFLCARYASNLMKKQGAGRIINLSSTIGLHGNVGQTVYSASKAAVVGFTKSAAKELGRYGITVNAIAPGFIETDLLKDLKPALREKMISNIALGRVGIPEDVAKVVLFLSSDLGEYVSGEVIVVDGCQIM; encoded by the coding sequence ATGCTTACAGGCAAAGTGGTGCTGGTAACAGGTGCAAGTAGGGGGATTGGAAGAGCTACAGCCTTGCTGGCAGCAGAGAACCATGCACATGTGATCATAAACTACAACCGGAGTGAGGAAAATGCAGTTGAACTTGTGGACCTGATTCGTGGGAAAGGGCTCCAGGCTTCGTTGCTCAAGGCCGATGTCTCATCCGAAGCCGAGGTAAGGGACATGTTTCGGGCTATTCGGGAGAAACATTCCAGTCTCGATGTGCTGGTAAACAATGCGGGGATCATGCAAAATAACCTTCTGATGCTGAGCAATACGGAACTCTTCGACCGTACCATCGCCACTAACCTGAAGGGGACGTTCCTGTGTGCCAGGTACGCATCAAACCTGATGAAGAAGCAGGGTGCCGGCAGGATTATCAATTTATCTTCCACCATAGGACTCCACGGGAATGTCGGGCAGACAGTATATTCTGCAAGCAAGGCTGCAGTTGTCGGATTTACAAAATCCGCAGCAAAGGAACTGGGCAGGTATGGCATAACTGTCAATGCCATCGCACCCGGTTTCATTGAAACTGACCTTCTCAAAGATCTCAAACCTGCTCTCAGGGAAAAAATGATTTCCAATATCGCTCTCGGACGTGTCGGTATTCCCGAAGATGTTGCAAAGGTGGTATTATTTTTGAGCTCGGATCTCGGGGAGTATGTTAGTGGAGAAGTCATTGTAGTCGACGGCTGTCAGATTATGTGA
- a CDS encoding IS701 family transposase, with protein MHFDSCFQTKTRSCISKCIDYLKGLILLPSRRNLRKMAIYSSKRSDNQALSHFLSNSPWPHKNLLRSVRTKAIETIGPNGVIILDESGMKKSGNSSVGVSRQYCGNLGKVDNCQVGVFLAYFKGGKRTLIDFRLYLPENWVEDKERCLKAKIPPEKIRFQTKYELGLEMIDNAINEEIPFSYVTMDGFYGENPTLLTELENRSITFVADIASNTQVYLEEPVVGIPEKKGSRGRLPTIPKVLNISPIKVSSLSSLRDKWKLIKVRKTERGHKKVYFKALQVWRRQNELPCEKPLWLLISKDAKTGEVKHSLCNAAENTSLEKLAEMQSSRYWVERAFQDAKQNCGMDEYMVRSWNAWHHHMAMVMLAMLILISYQMKFRKLHNQVSIPAVIEIMKFHNPLKVMNATQLAMKINQDNEMRVRARLSRLKGS; from the coding sequence ATGCATTTCGATTCTTGTTTTCAAACAAAAACTCGTTCTTGCATTTCGAAATGCATTGATTACCTTAAAGGCTTGATTCTCCTGCCAAGCAGGAGAAATCTGAGAAAGATGGCAATTTATAGCTCCAAAAGGTCTGACAACCAAGCTTTAAGCCACTTTCTCTCAAACTCTCCATGGCCTCATAAAAACCTTCTCAGATCGGTTCGAACAAAAGCCATTGAAACTATAGGTCCAAATGGTGTTATTATACTTGACGAATCAGGTATGAAAAAATCGGGAAACAGTTCTGTTGGAGTCTCACGCCAGTATTGCGGCAACCTGGGAAAGGTAGACAATTGTCAGGTTGGTGTCTTTCTTGCTTATTTTAAAGGAGGCAAGAGAACATTGATCGATTTCAGGTTATATCTGCCTGAAAACTGGGTAGAGGATAAAGAACGTTGTTTGAAGGCGAAAATACCTCCTGAAAAGATAAGGTTCCAGACCAAGTATGAACTTGGACTGGAAATGATTGATAACGCAATAAATGAGGAAATCCCTTTTTCCTATGTCACAATGGATGGGTTTTATGGAGAAAATCCAACGTTACTGACTGAACTTGAAAACAGAAGTATAACCTTTGTTGCGGATATAGCTTCTAATACTCAGGTTTATCTTGAAGAACCAGTTGTTGGAATCCCTGAGAAAAAAGGATCAAGGGGAAGACTTCCTACTATACCTAAAGTGTTGAATATTTCACCTATAAAAGTGAGTTCACTTTCCAGTTTACGAGATAAATGGAAACTGATCAAAGTTAGAAAAACGGAAAGAGGGCACAAAAAAGTCTATTTTAAAGCTTTACAAGTCTGGAGAAGGCAGAATGAGCTTCCTTGTGAAAAGCCGTTATGGCTTCTCATAAGTAAAGATGCAAAAACAGGGGAAGTAAAACACTCACTTTGCAATGCAGCAGAGAATACTTCACTTGAAAAGCTTGCAGAAATGCAGAGTTCAAGATACTGGGTAGAGAGAGCGTTTCAGGACGCAAAACAGAATTGTGGAATGGATGAATACATGGTTAGAAGCTGGAATGCATGGCATCATCATATGGCGATGGTAATGCTTGCAATGCTTATTTTGATCTCATACCAGATGAAATTCAGAAAGTTGCACAATCAAGTTTCAATTCCTGCTGTCATTGAAATCATGAAGTTTCATAATCCTCTGAAAGTGATGAATGCTACACAACTTGCCATGAAAATAAATCAGGATAATGAGATGAGAGTTAGGGCAAGGTTAAGCAGGTTAAAAGGATCATAA
- a CDS encoding flippase translates to MFNLKFSKTMKDVQWSFISLATASFAHLLLRIVLGKELGPSGLGLYTLVFTIYMFGMQYAAFGISTALIKYVAEYNDDLPQITSFVSSGIVGSIVTGSFMSVLMYLLSGFISIQFFHNPEMVDLLKITALCFPFIAMQKAVIGTLNGLRKMKRYAVVNIAQHGSVMIVSIVLVMLLNMGVKGAVIGLVAPTIVVGLLSLTFIREYFTSEQAILRTVLNKVLWFGLYIVLADSIAMLNVQIDSLMVGHFMNETEVGYYAVAVLFIEGLRLIPDSVQKVITPAIANFHGKNDYLNINKLIKITVLRVFVITLFASLSILLLGQFLIEMLFREDFLSAYEPLLILLVGSLIYGPISSINGTLPGIGKVNVMFKISLICALMNVVLNIILIPKYGITGAAIATSTSLIFTALVRVYFIKLYIPKLPYIA, encoded by the coding sequence ATGTTCAATCTAAAATTCAGCAAAACGATGAAAGATGTACAGTGGTCGTTCATCAGTCTTGCGACAGCCTCTTTTGCACATCTGCTGCTTAGAATTGTATTAGGGAAGGAACTGGGACCCTCGGGACTCGGCTTATACACCCTGGTCTTTACGATCTACATGTTCGGCATGCAGTATGCAGCATTCGGAATTAGTACAGCTTTGATCAAATACGTTGCTGAATATAATGATGACCTGCCTCAGATCACGAGTTTTGTTTCCTCTGGAATCGTTGGGTCTATTGTAACCGGATCTTTTATGAGTGTACTGATGTACCTGCTATCGGGATTTATTTCGATTCAGTTCTTCCACAACCCTGAAATGGTTGATCTTCTGAAGATCACGGCGTTATGCTTTCCCTTCATAGCCATGCAGAAAGCAGTCATTGGTACTCTAAATGGTCTGCGTAAGATGAAACGGTATGCCGTTGTGAACATCGCTCAGCATGGATCAGTTATGATTGTGTCAATCGTTCTGGTGATGCTTCTGAACATGGGTGTTAAGGGTGCAGTAATCGGTTTGGTTGCACCGACAATTGTGGTAGGGCTGCTATCGTTGACCTTCATCAGAGAGTACTTTACTTCTGAACAGGCAATCCTGCGCACAGTCTTAAATAAAGTCTTATGGTTCGGGCTCTATATCGTCCTCGCAGACTCCATAGCGATGCTTAATGTACAGATCGACAGCCTTATGGTGGGGCATTTTATGAATGAAACTGAGGTAGGGTACTATGCTGTTGCGGTACTTTTTATAGAAGGATTAAGGCTAATTCCCGACTCAGTCCAAAAAGTAATAACCCCTGCTATAGCAAATTTCCATGGGAAAAACGATTATCTCAATATAAACAAACTGATAAAAATTACTGTACTAAGAGTTTTCGTGATTACCTTATTTGCTTCTCTATCAATTTTATTGCTAGGTCAATTTTTGATCGAGATGTTATTTAGAGAAGATTTTCTATCGGCATACGAGCCCCTATTAATTCTATTAGTTGGAAGCTTGATATATGGTCCCATTTCTTCTATTAATGGTACCCTGCCAGGTATAGGAAAAGTGAATGTCATGTTTAAAATATCGTTAATATGTGCACTGATGAACGTGGTGCTTAATATCATCCTGATACCTAAATACGGAATAACAGGAGCGGCAATTGCCACATCCACCTCTTTAATATTCACAGCGTTAGTAAGAGTATACTTCATAAAACTATATATACCAAAACTTCCATACATTGCATAA
- a CDS encoding acyltransferase, which yields MQIKIRKIISNALNSLRLFYYRLIGINIGKYTYISPKVYIDKSEKNLIEIGENCYITRDCIILCHTQAYQGGPLKLWGSNERGKVKIGNNVFVGVDSVILPNITIGNNVVIGAKSLVNSDIPPNSIAFGIPCKKIKNLDEVISDIPPNSIAFGIPCKKIKNLDEVMTAGDSK from the coding sequence GTGCAAATAAAAATTCGAAAAATAATATCAAATGCTCTTAATTCATTAAGGCTTTTTTACTACAGATTAATCGGGATTAACATTGGAAAATATACCTATATTTCACCAAAGGTCTATATAGATAAATCTGAGAAGAATCTTATCGAAATTGGTGAAAATTGCTATATTACTCGAGATTGCATAATACTCTGCCATACTCAAGCATATCAGGGTGGGCCATTAAAATTATGGGGTTCAAATGAGAGAGGAAAGGTAAAAATTGGAAATAATGTTTTTGTTGGAGTTGATAGCGTTATTCTACCAAATATAACTATTGGAAACAACGTAGTTATTGGAGCGAAGTCGCTTGTTAATTCAGATATCCCCCCAAACTCGATAGCATTTGGAATTCCCTGCAAAAAAATAAAAAATTTAGATGAAGTGATTTCAGATATCCCCCCAAACTCGATAGCATTTGGAATTCCCTGCAAAAAAATAAAAAATTTGGATGAAGTGATGACAGCTGGAGATAGTAAATGA
- a CDS encoding metal-dependent hydrolase, giving the protein MGELFRKELSPRGIKQILLLLFVGGLCSLFPDSIVVYNFLINGTLEHCWIGPIPTHSLLFSFSAILSGAFIGYIVYRNFGKAVYMSLFAEAAFLSHLLLDDIDEGGVVYFYPIYNQPISVFSYMGVGFLEVNLVHYLIASFVSVFFIYTIIMMALFALNRFGFEFRFRSEK; this is encoded by the coding sequence GTGGGGGAACTCTTCCGCAAGGAACTTTCCCCGAGGGGCATCAAACAGATCCTATTACTACTATTTGTGGGTGGTTTATGTTCACTGTTCCCGGATAGCATAGTCGTTTATAACTTCCTAATAAATGGAACTCTTGAACACTGCTGGATCGGCCCGATCCCGACACATTCATTATTATTCAGTTTTTCTGCAATCCTATCTGGAGCGTTTATCGGATATATAGTATATCGGAATTTTGGGAAGGCCGTATATATGAGCCTTTTTGCCGAGGCTGCGTTCCTTTCACACCTGTTGCTAGACGATATTGATGAAGGCGGCGTGGTTTATTTTTATCCGATATACAATCAACCAATCAGTGTGTTCTCGTATATGGGTGTGGGTTTTTTAGAAGTTAATTTAGTCCATTACTTGATAGCATCTTTTGTGTCTGTTTTCTTTATTTACACAATAATTATGATGGCATTGTTTGCATTGAATCGTTTTGGTTTTGAGTTCAGATTCAGATCCGAAAAGTGA
- a CDS encoding acyltransferase, whose amino-acid sequence MISDRDKITYSEVADYYQSNKILFGMKYFKNWVLERLASCLPVPSWRAKFHKMRGVNIGKNVYIGYDVIFDRIHPELITIGDYAEIGDRCILSAHTRGSLTTRDAYPRSMAPIKIGGGVGVNPGCIITQGVEIGENSIIGIGSVVSRDISPNSLALGFPARVVKKLDVESWGGIHENHQQNEESQIHQNKSNESVSQDTDSNSPSRPDVTGRIKTRL is encoded by the coding sequence GTGATATCTGACAGGGATAAAATAACTTATAGTGAAGTAGCTGATTATTATCAGAGTAATAAAATCCTGTTTGGGATGAAATATTTCAAAAATTGGGTTTTGGAAAGACTTGCCTCATGTCTTCCAGTCCCTTCTTGGAGAGCGAAATTTCATAAAATGAGAGGCGTAAATATAGGTAAAAATGTATACATCGGGTATGATGTGATTTTTGATAGGATTCACCCTGAATTAATCACTATAGGAGATTATGCCGAAATTGGGGATCGCTGTATACTGTCTGCCCACACAAGAGGCAGTTTAACCACTAGAGATGCTTATCCAAGAAGCATGGCCCCCATAAAAATCGGGGGCGGTGTTGGTGTAAATCCAGGATGTATAATCACGCAAGGGGTTGAAATCGGGGAAAATTCTATAATCGGAATTGGATCAGTGGTTAGTCGTGATATCTCTCCGAATAGTCTTGCTCTGGGATTCCCGGCTCGAGTTGTAAAAAAGCTGGATGTTGAGTCCTGGGGAGGAATTCATGAAAACCATCAGCAAAATGAAGAGTCCCAAATCCATCAGAATAAATCTAATGAATCTGTTTCTCAAGACACGGACAGTAACTCCCCCTCACGACCGGATGTTACTGGTAGAATTAAGACCCGGCTTTGA